TGCTGTCAAGGGAGAGTCATTCCCTATTGCCAGATTGTTGATCTCGCCGAGAAGAGATAGGTCTGGAACTTTTCCGAAGAGGAAATAATTTGACGATGGGCAGACAATGAGTGAAACGCCGCGTTCACGCATGAGTGCAACGCCCTCACGATCCATCGCCAGGCCATGCACAAGTACAGTATGTGCGTCGAGGATACCTTCTCCATCAAGCTGACCTAACTCTTTGCTTGCTCGATCGTCGATTCCTTCACAGGCATGCATGATGAAGGGGTACCCCTTAGGCGTGGCCGATCGCGCTGCCACAATATCTCCACCGAGCGCGTAGGAGTGTCCCCACCCGTATTCTCTGATCACCCTTATCGGGAAATTATCTCTTGCCAATTCCGAACGGAATGGATTGTGATGACTTACGGTCGTAGCTCCGCAGAGAAGATTACGTATGCCTCCCCACCATACCCGCAATTCTTTGGGCACACTTCGCTGAGTAGCAATAACGTCGGGATATGTGTTGTGGATATCGATGCCCCAATCGATGTAGTTTTGGTAGGGTGGGTTCGCCAGCCTGGGGAAAAGGGCGAAATCGAGATGATCGTGTGCGTTGACCAGACCGGGGAAAATCAAAAAGCCGTCAAGGTCAATCTCAGTGGACTTCCATGCCGCGGAGAGCGAGAGGCTCAGATTGCTGTGGATGCCCGCTATGCGCGATCCAGTGACCTCGATCGAAGCCTGCGTGGGTTCCTCCAGCCTGACGGCGCAACGCGCTCCTCGAATCAGGAGTTTCGTCTGCCGGTTGCCCCCGGAAATAGCAGCTTCAGGATTAGTCACGTGCATTCTTTCGAGCGGAATAGATTCGAAATTGGGATGGTTCACGCCTGTTGCGAAGCTTTGCCATGAACGGCCGCATCGCCCACTTGAAACCATAGTTTGGAGACTCCACAGTCCATCGGATCGACAACTGCACTTCTAAGGCACGCAGGCGCTCGTCGGTGAGATATTGAATGCTCTTGATCGAGTCCGAGGCAGTTCCGTAATGGCGAAGGAACGACGCGTGACGTTCGGTCACCATTTGCCTTCCACTCGCCTCGCGGGAGTACCAAGGGGTGTCACTGATAATGACCAACCCGCCCTTTTTGGTGCACCGGAACGCTTCGCGCAGCGTGGCCTCATAGTCTTCGGAGTAATGGAACGACGCGTTGAATACGACAGCGTCAAATTGCTCGTTGTGAAAGGGGAGGTGAGCGCTTTCTGCCTGAAGTCGAGGAAAAAATTCGTGCAGGTGTCGTCGATAATGTGCAGCGGCCCCGAGGCCATCCTGGTTGTTGGTGAGCAAGTCCACGGCGACAGGACGATACCCTGCAAGCGCAAGACGATAGCTCATCCAGCAATTACCAGCGCCAAGATCCAGTATCTTCTTTTCCCCGTTTTGCTGAATCTCCTTCCGTATATGCTTGAT
The sequence above is a segment of the Acidicapsa acidisoli genome. Coding sequences within it:
- a CDS encoding class I SAM-dependent methyltransferase, translating into MQDYERIRVAEGRGSEREEFYLGLPYADTSGRNAKQWRIRARTYDYLIKHIRKEIQQNGEKKILDLGAGNCWMSYRLALAGYRPVAVDLLTNNQDGLGAAAHYRRHLHEFFPRLQAESAHLPFHNEQFDAVVFNASFHYSEDYEATLREAFRCTKKGGLVIISDTPWYSREASGRQMVTERHASFLRHYGTASDSIKSIQYLTDERLRALEVQLSIRWTVESPNYGFKWAMRPFMAKLRNRREPSQFRIYSARKNARD
- a CDS encoding amidohydrolase family protein, which gives rise to MTNPEAAISGGNRQTKLLIRGARCAVRLEEPTQASIEVTGSRIAGIHSNLSLSLSAAWKSTEIDLDGFLIFPGLVNAHDHLDFALFPRLANPPYQNYIDWGIDIHNTYPDVIATQRSVPKELRVWWGGIRNLLCGATTVSHHNPFRSELARDNFPIRVIREYGWGHSYALGGDIVAARSATPKGYPFIMHACEGIDDRASKELGQLDGEGILDAHTVLVHGLAMDREGVALMRERGVSLIVCPSSNYFLFGKVPDLSLLGEINNLAIGNDSPLTATGDLLDEVRFAIRACNISPQAAYRMVTEAPAAILRLRRSEGSIMLSGIADLIAVRDSGVDAAERFATMSMVDIEFVMLAGQVQLASKEILDRLPSQIIQELEPLSIGGTIRWLRAPVRELLRRTEQVLGSGQVRLGGKPVSIPHSARAAEVTQSESGTPVVERI